The following are from one region of the Thermococcus cleftensis genome:
- the eif2g gene encoding translation initiation factor IF-2 subunit gamma, with the protein MAEKKEFRQAEVNIGMVGHVDHGKTTLTKALTGIWTDTHSEELRRGITIKIGFADAEIRKCPHCGRYSSSPVCPYCGHETEFERRVSFIDAPGHEALMTTMLAGASLMDGAVLVIAANEGIMPQTREHLMALQIVGNRNIVIALNKIELVDREKVIQRYHEIREFVKGTVAENAPIIPISALHGANVDVLLAAIEEFIPTPERDPNKPPKMLVLRSFDVNKPGTKPEKLVGGVIGGSIIQGKLRVGDEIEIRPGVPYEDHGRIRYEPITTEITSLQAGGRFVEEAYPGGLVGVGTKLDPYLTKGDLMAGNVVGKPGQLPPVWEDLRLEVRLLERVVGTEEELKVEPIKRREVLLLNVGTARTMGLVTGLGKDEIELKLQIPICAEVGDRVAISRQVGSRWRLIGYGFIRE; encoded by the coding sequence ATGGCTGAGAAGAAGGAGTTTAGGCAGGCGGAAGTCAATATCGGAATGGTTGGTCACGTTGATCACGGTAAAACCACCCTAACCAAGGCCCTAACCGGAATCTGGACCGACACCCACAGCGAGGAGCTGAGGAGAGGAATCACCATCAAGATAGGCTTCGCCGATGCCGAGATAAGGAAGTGCCCCCACTGCGGGAGGTACTCAAGCTCACCGGTGTGCCCGTACTGCGGCCACGAGACCGAGTTCGAGAGGCGCGTTTCTTTCATAGACGCCCCTGGACACGAGGCGCTGATGACCACCATGCTCGCAGGGGCTTCCCTCATGGACGGTGCCGTTCTCGTCATCGCGGCGAACGAGGGGATAATGCCCCAGACCAGGGAACACCTGATGGCCCTCCAGATAGTCGGCAACAGGAACATCGTCATAGCCCTCAACAAGATAGAGCTCGTGGACAGGGAAAAGGTTATCCAGCGCTACCACGAGATAAGGGAGTTCGTCAAGGGGACCGTTGCTGAGAATGCCCCGATAATCCCGATTTCCGCTCTGCACGGTGCGAACGTTGATGTCCTGCTTGCCGCCATAGAGGAGTTCATACCCACACCGGAGCGCGACCCCAACAAGCCGCCCAAGATGCTCGTCCTCAGGAGCTTCGACGTGAACAAGCCCGGAACCAAGCCGGAGAAGCTCGTCGGCGGCGTCATAGGCGGCTCGATAATCCAGGGCAAGCTCAGGGTGGGCGACGAGATCGAGATCCGCCCGGGCGTTCCTTACGAGGACCACGGCAGGATAAGGTACGAGCCGATAACGACCGAGATAACTTCCCTCCAGGCCGGCGGAAGGTTCGTGGAAGAGGCCTATCCTGGTGGACTCGTTGGAGTGGGAACCAAGCTCGACCCGTATCTCACCAAGGGCGACCTGATGGCAGGAAACGTCGTCGGAAAGCCTGGCCAGCTCCCGCCGGTGTGGGAGGATCTCAGGCTTGAGGTGCGCCTCCTCGAGCGCGTCGTCGGAACCGAGGAGGAGCTTAAGGTCGAGCCGATAAAAAGGAGGGAAGTGCTTCTCCTCAACGTTGGAACAGCCAGGACAATGGGCCTCGTTACCGGCCTTGGAAAGGACGAGATAGAGCTGAAGCTCCAGATACCCATCTGCGCTGAGGTGGGGGATAGGGTCGCCATCAGCAGGCAGGTCGGCAGCAGGTGGCGCCTCATCGGCTACGGCTTCATAAGGGAGTAA
- a CDS encoding metal-dependent phosphohydrolase, whose amino-acid sequence MYTEEELLGEIKELLADEELYEMYERAFREYHYYFETTNYIVLNVYGFNDHGPIHVLLTTRRALELLNIIRKFGIHTTAEKLGKPFRWSKFIVAFGALFHDIGNMIHRINHYEFSVFLAEPIIEKLVGELKTDDPLLLKAMTLNAIYTHDEHVPCTTIEGSLVTIADGCDMEAGRSRLVHKKDKVDIHAVSALAIERVEIKEGNEEQPILIEISMKHPAGIFQVDEILTKKVKSSLLSGRVKLRIRTGTEVMEKVI is encoded by the coding sequence ATGTACACGGAGGAAGAACTGCTGGGCGAGATTAAGGAACTTCTCGCCGACGAAGAGCTGTACGAGATGTACGAGAGGGCCTTTAGAGAGTACCACTACTACTTCGAGACCACCAACTACATCGTCCTAAACGTCTACGGCTTCAACGACCACGGGCCAATACACGTCCTCCTCACGACCAGGCGAGCGCTTGAGCTGCTCAACATCATCAGGAAGTTTGGGATCCATACTACGGCGGAGAAGCTCGGAAAGCCCTTCCGCTGGAGCAAGTTCATCGTCGCTTTCGGCGCGCTGTTCCACGACATTGGCAACATGATCCACAGGATAAACCACTACGAGTTCAGCGTTTTCCTGGCCGAACCGATAATAGAGAAGCTCGTGGGAGAGCTCAAAACCGATGACCCGCTCCTGCTGAAGGCCATGACCCTGAACGCCATTTACACCCACGACGAGCACGTACCCTGCACCACCATCGAGGGCTCCCTCGTCACGATAGCGGACGGCTGCGACATGGAAGCCGGGAGGAGCAGGCTGGTGCACAAGAAGGACAAGGTAGACATACACGCCGTCTCGGCCCTGGCCATAGAGAGGGTTGAGATAAAGGAAGGGAACGAGGAGCAGCCAATACTCATCGAGATATCGATGAAGCACCCCGCAGGGATATTCCAGGTGGACGAGATACTGACAAAGAAGGTGAAGAGCTCCCTCCTAAGCGGAAGGGTGAAGCTCAGGATACGCACGGGGACGGAGGTAATGGAGAAGGTTATTTAA
- a CDS encoding DUF434 domain-containing protein: MLCEAYLDLRYLLNRGYRKGYALEFVANHYRLSREERHLLARCVFSDEWIAEVRGKLLKPEELRDRVLAIDGFNVLITLESILEGKAVLCEDGLVRDLKYQGKYRLNEGTERVIEDVAESLARLGVSKAIFFYGSAVPRSGVVRKLTEKILELEGVPGEVRLVRSPDFELKKFETVATADVGIISRVPAVFDLAAYAGRPPRGGVKPLVKLLRKAQQSRIEKTSV; encoded by the coding sequence ATGCTGTGCGAGGCCTACCTCGACCTCAGGTACCTCCTCAACAGGGGCTACCGGAAGGGTTATGCCCTCGAATTTGTGGCCAACCACTACCGGCTCTCGCGGGAGGAACGGCACCTCCTGGCTAGGTGCGTTTTCTCAGATGAATGGATAGCCGAGGTTCGGGGAAAACTCCTCAAACCAGAGGAACTTAGAGACAGGGTTTTAGCGATTGACGGATTCAACGTCCTAATAACCCTTGAGTCCATTCTCGAGGGGAAAGCGGTTCTCTGCGAGGACGGGCTCGTGAGGGACCTTAAGTACCAGGGGAAGTACCGGCTGAACGAGGGGACTGAAAGGGTCATCGAGGACGTAGCTGAGAGTCTTGCCAGACTGGGGGTGAGTAAAGCCATCTTCTTCTACGGCTCGGCGGTTCCGAGGAGTGGAGTTGTCAGGAAGCTCACCGAGAAGATTCTGGAGCTGGAGGGAGTCCCCGGAGAGGTCCGCCTCGTCAGAAGCCCAGACTTCGAGCTGAAGAAGTTCGAGACGGTTGCCACAGCCGACGTGGGAATAATTTCAAGGGTCCCAGCTGTTTTTGACCTGGCGGCGTACGCCGGACGGCCGCCCCGCGGAGGCGTAAAACCCCTGGTTAAACTTCTCAGGAAAGCTCAACAATCCCGTATTGAAAAGACGAGTGTTTAG
- a CDS encoding PIN domain-containing protein — MAERREWLVIPDTNFLLVPGQFGVDIISELNRVLDVRFKIAVPNVVLQELEVIGRKSRGKDLLAVRMAKKLAERFDTVEIGEFGRKPIDDQIYEFAVENERVIVCTNDKGLKRRLREKGVPVVYLRSKKILELEGMLE, encoded by the coding sequence ATGGCCGAGAGGCGGGAGTGGCTGGTAATCCCGGACACGAACTTTCTTCTTGTTCCAGGACAGTTTGGCGTAGACATAATATCCGAGCTGAACAGGGTTCTCGATGTGAGGTTTAAAATCGCGGTTCCAAACGTTGTCCTGCAGGAACTGGAGGTTATAGGGCGGAAGTCCCGGGGAAAGGACCTCCTCGCGGTTAGAATGGCCAAGAAGCTCGCTGAGAGGTTCGATACAGTTGAGATAGGTGAATTCGGGAGGAAGCCGATAGACGACCAGATTTACGAGTTCGCCGTCGAAAACGAGCGCGTTATAGTGTGCACCAACGATAAGGGATTAAAGAGAAGGCTGAGGGAAAAGGGCGTTCCGGTCGTTTATCTCCGCTCGAAGAAGATTCTAGAGCTTGAGGGAATGTTGGAGTGA
- a CDS encoding preprotein translocase subunit Sec61beta: MAREKTTLPPTGAGLMRFFDEDTRAIKISPRGVIAVTLILVALEILLHAFGPQLFG, from the coding sequence ATGGCCAGGGAAAAGACCACCCTTCCCCCGACCGGCGCGGGACTGATGAGGTTCTTCGACGAGGACACCAGGGCGATAAAGATAAGCCCGAGGGGCGTCATCGCGGTGACGCTCATACTTGTGGCCCTCGAGATACTCCTCCACGCCTTCGGTCCCCAGCTCTTCGGTTAA
- the engB gene encoding GTP-binding protein EngB, with translation MIIFVGRSNVGKSTLIFRLTGKWVKRGKRPGVTRRPVEVNWRGKTVVDMPGFGFMSGVPKRVQEKVKDEIVHFIENNADDIELAVLVIDGKAAPEIIERWEKRGEIPIDVEFYSFLRELGIPTIVAVNKMDKIKNLNATINFLAEKFGVPYGEIPETFVPISAKFGKNLTELRLLMEKKLREGKKPRESSENLEDDVGDGLLDSVER, from the coding sequence ATGATAATATTCGTGGGACGTTCGAACGTTGGAAAGAGCACTCTCATCTTTCGCCTGACCGGGAAGTGGGTGAAGCGTGGCAAGAGGCCAGGGGTGACGAGAAGGCCGGTGGAGGTGAACTGGCGCGGAAAGACCGTCGTGGACATGCCCGGTTTCGGCTTTATGAGCGGAGTGCCGAAGAGGGTCCAGGAGAAGGTGAAGGACGAAATAGTTCACTTCATCGAGAACAACGCTGATGACATCGAGCTGGCCGTGCTCGTCATCGACGGAAAGGCCGCTCCGGAGATAATCGAGCGCTGGGAGAAGCGCGGTGAGATACCAATTGACGTTGAGTTCTACTCCTTCCTCCGGGAGCTGGGTATTCCTACAATAGTGGCAGTCAATAAGATGGACAAGATAAAGAACCTGAACGCCACCATAAACTTCCTGGCTGAAAAGTTCGGGGTTCCCTACGGCGAAATCCCCGAAACCTTCGTTCCGATCTCGGCCAAGTTCGGAAAGAACCTCACCGAACTCAGACTGCTGATGGAGAAGAAGCTGAGGGAGGGCAAAAAGCCCCGGGAAAGCTCAGAGAACCTCGAGGACGATGTGGGTGATGGTCTCCTTGACTCCGTCGAGCGCTGA
- a CDS encoding Clp1/GlmU family protein — MNKAAYTTDVPEDRLTLLDGLSSRTGPVKVMLIGGTDSGKTTLLTFLANGLIERGLRVAVVDSDVGQKGILPPATVSLAFPDGPFSSPSELSGEAHYFIGTTSPGQYIGEMAVAVKRLSDIAAERADVVLIDTTGFVTGPGFDMKRLKAELVRPDVIVFLEREGELNDLKNALAPYGETVTLKVSSKAREHSREERREVRREKWKAYFAGSTLVEVDLTEITPGGTELFRGRPLIPEETELISAIFRWLVLAGWKGERYTVVKAESEGHSRQYSRAVLKAVDFDRLSNLLVGFIDGNGLCLGVGLLKWINFSEMRAHVLTPLPVEAVEKAVELRFGRVRVLETGEELGLLSRDEL, encoded by the coding sequence ATGAACAAGGCGGCCTACACAACAGATGTCCCGGAGGATCGCCTGACCCTTCTCGATGGGCTCTCCTCAAGGACTGGGCCGGTTAAGGTGATGCTCATCGGTGGAACGGACAGCGGGAAGACGACCCTTCTCACCTTTCTCGCCAACGGCCTGATTGAGAGGGGCCTTAGGGTCGCTGTTGTGGACAGTGACGTCGGCCAGAAGGGGATCCTTCCCCCCGCAACGGTCAGCCTGGCCTTTCCGGACGGCCCGTTCTCCAGCCCGAGCGAGCTGAGCGGTGAGGCCCACTACTTCATCGGCACAACTTCCCCGGGCCAGTACATCGGCGAGATGGCAGTCGCTGTAAAGCGCCTCTCCGACATCGCCGCGGAGAGGGCCGATGTAGTCCTAATCGACACGACCGGCTTCGTTACTGGACCAGGGTTCGACATGAAGCGCCTCAAGGCCGAGCTGGTTAGGCCAGACGTCATCGTCTTTCTGGAGAGGGAAGGCGAGCTTAACGACCTCAAGAATGCGCTCGCACCTTACGGGGAAACGGTGACCCTTAAGGTTAGTTCCAAGGCGAGGGAGCACTCCCGCGAGGAGCGCAGGGAAGTCAGGAGGGAGAAGTGGAAGGCCTACTTCGCAGGTTCAACTCTCGTGGAGGTCGATTTAACTGAGATCACTCCCGGCGGTACGGAGCTCTTCCGGGGAAGGCCCTTAATCCCTGAGGAAACCGAGCTGATCTCAGCGATCTTCCGCTGGCTCGTCCTCGCCGGCTGGAAGGGGGAGCGCTACACCGTGGTGAAGGCCGAGTCGGAGGGCCATTCGAGGCAGTACAGTAGAGCAGTGCTCAAGGCGGTTGATTTCGATCGGTTGAGTAATCTTCTTGTTGGATTCATAGACGGGAACGGCCTCTGCCTGGGAGTGGGTCTACTCAAGTGGATAAACTTCAGCGAGATGCGCGCCCACGTTCTCACGCCCCTTCCTGTGGAAGCCGTGGAGAAAGCCGTCGAACTGCGCTTCGGCCGCGTGAGGGTCCTCGAAACCGGTGAGGAGCTGGGCCTCCTCTCGAGGGACGAGCTGTAG
- a CDS encoding Lrp/AsnC family transcriptional regulator: MEEKPTLTPRQIKLLRKFYEEGRTIEVHTVEKTQDELAEELGITRQALSNHLKVLKELGYIRTGRGFIDLTDKALDLLGEKKGDVFVFVRIEPTKRRQVYEAIKRLKIKKIYRVTGDIDLIVEADKTRLDEILEEISALDGVKETITHIVLEVL; encoded by the coding sequence ATGGAGGAAAAGCCCACCCTTACCCCGAGGCAGATCAAGCTGCTCAGGAAGTTCTACGAGGAGGGCAGGACCATCGAAGTCCACACCGTTGAGAAGACCCAGGACGAGCTCGCGGAAGAGCTGGGCATAACCAGGCAGGCCCTGAGCAACCACCTCAAGGTCCTCAAGGAGCTCGGCTACATAAGGACTGGCAGAGGATTCATAGACCTGACCGACAAGGCTCTTGATCTGCTCGGAGAGAAGAAGGGTGACGTGTTCGTCTTCGTGAGGATCGAGCCCACCAAGAGGAGGCAGGTTTACGAGGCCATAAAGAGGCTCAAGATAAAGAAGATATACCGCGTCACTGGTGACATAGACCTCATCGTCGAGGCCGACAAGACGAGGCTCGACGAGATACTCGAGGAGATATCAGCGCTCGACGGAGTCAAGGAGACCATCACCCACATCGTCCTCGAGGTTCTCTGA
- a CDS encoding 30S ribosomal protein S6e, translating into MATFKLVISNPKNGIAKQVEISGEQAEKLIGKRIGEEIPASELGLNLTEIFGEEIPGDVKLKITGGTDKDGFPMRPDVHGPRRVKILVSKGPGFRPKEKGERRKKTVRGNTISPEIVQVNMKLVF; encoded by the coding sequence ATGGCGACCTTTAAGCTCGTTATATCCAACCCCAAGAACGGGATAGCCAAGCAGGTTGAGATAAGCGGTGAGCAGGCCGAGAAGCTCATAGGAAAGCGCATAGGGGAGGAGATCCCCGCGAGCGAGCTCGGACTCAACCTCACCGAGATATTCGGCGAGGAGATTCCGGGCGACGTCAAGCTAAAGATAACCGGTGGTACCGACAAGGACGGCTTCCCCATGAGGCCCGACGTCCACGGCCCGAGGAGGGTCAAGATACTCGTCTCCAAGGGGCCGGGCTTCAGGCCGAAGGAGAAGGGCGAGAGGAGGAAGAAGACCGTCAGGGGCAACACCATCAGCCCCGAGATCGTCCAGGTCAATATGAAGCTCGTCTTCTGA